The Erwinia sorbitola nucleotide sequence GCTGCCGGAGAAACTGCTCCGCTGATGCTGGTAGGGGTAGTGAAAATGGTGCCGGAGCTGCCGATAGACTCGCTGTTCCCTTATTTACATCTGGATCGTAAATTTATGCATCTTGGTTTCCAGATTTACGATCTGGCATTCCAGAGCCCAAATGCCGAAGCCGATCGTCCGCTGGTGTTTGCCACGGCCCTGCTGCTGGTGCTGCTGATCCTGGGGTTGAACCTGATGGCGATGTTACTTCGCCATCGTCTGCGCGAGCGCTACCGTGCGCTGATGCATTAACACGGAATTCCGTTATGAATGTGACTTTTGATGATAACGATACCGCGCTTGAGCTCGACAATCTCTGTTTGTGGTATGGCAATAAACCCGCGCTGAACAATATCAGCCTGCGGGTGCCCAAAAACCGCATTACCGCATTGATTGGACCATCAGGCTGCGGAAAATCGACCCTGTTACGCTGTTTTAACCGCATGAACGATCTGATAGACGGTTGCCGTATTGAAGGAGATATCCGTCTGCAACAGCAGTCGATCCTCAGCCCTAATCAGGATCTCTCCGCACTACGCCGGCGCGTTGGCATGGTGTTTCAGCGCCCCAATCCGTTTCCGAAAACCATATATGACAATGTGGTATATGGGCTGCGGCTGATGGGCGTACGCGACAGGCGAGTGCTGGATGAAGCAGTGGAGCGAGCTTTGCGTGCAGCGGCGCTGTGGGTCGAGGTGAAAGATAATCTGTGGCAGAACGCCCTGACGCTGTCGAGCGGACAGCAGCAGCGGCTGGTGATAGCCAGAGCAATTGCTATTGAGCCAGAAATATTGCTGCTTGATGAGCCTACATCGGCGCTGGATCCCATCTCCACGCTGGTGATAGAAGAGCTGATGACGTCATTGAAGCAGCATTTCACCCTGATTCTGGTGACGCACAATATGCAGCAGGCAGCGCGCGTCTCTGACTATACCGCGTTTATGCATCAGGGGAGTGTGGTGGAGTTTGGTATGACTGATGAGCTGTTTACGGCACCGCGACAGCGTCGTACGGAGGATTACATTACCGGAAGGTATGGTTAAACAGAGGATAATCGCGGGTCAGGCAGGCCAGACCCGCAAAGTATTAGTCGAATGCATGCCCTTCAGCGGGCAGTCGCTGACCGTCCAGCCAGGCCGCGTTATCACGCATCGTCAGGCGGCCATCAATAAACCAGCCAGCCACCAGCGGGTAAATAGCATGTTCCTGATGCTGCACCCGCGCGATGACGTCAGCTTCGCTGTCGTCGCTGAAGATCGGCACTTTCGCCTGTAAAATCACCGGGCCACCGTCCAGCTCTTCGGTAACAAAATGCACCGAGGTACCGTGCTCATCGTCGCCGTTCTCAATCGCCTGGCGATGCGTATGCAGCCCCGGGTATTTCGGTAACAGCGAAGGGTGGATATTCAGCATGCGCCCGGCATAGTGCTGCACAAAAGCCGGGCTGAGGATACGCATATAACCTGCCAGCACCACCAGATCGGGGGCGTAAGCATCCATCTCCAGCATCAGCTGACGGTCGAACGCTTCACGGTCGGCAAACTGCGCGGCAGAGAGCGCATGTGCGGGAACGTTGGCATCACGTGCGCGCTCCAGCCCTCCGGCCTCGGCTTTATTGCTGAATACGGCAGCGATGCTGCCGTTAATCCGCCCCTGCTGGCAGGCATCCAGGATTGCCTGTAAATTGCTTCCGTTACCTGAAACCAGCACGACTATGCGCTTCATGCGTTAATAACCACACGTTCTTCAGAGTCAGAGGCTTTAATCACGCCGATTTTCCACGCTTTTTCGCCTGCATCGGTCATCAGCTGTACCGCTTTGTCGGCGTCTTCCGGGCTGAGGGCAATCACCATGCCAACGCCACAGTTGAAGGTGCGGTACATCTCAAAGCGACTCACGTTACCGGCCTGCTGCATCCAGCCGAAGACCGCTGGCCATTCCCAGCTTGACTCGGAAAGCACGGCCTGGGTGTTATCCGGCAGTACGCGCGGAATATTTTCCCAGAAGCCGCCACCGGTCAGGTGGGCGATAGCATGGACATCGACCTGTTCAATCAGGCTGAGGATGTTTTTCACATAAATGCGGGTTGGTGCCAGCAGATGGTCAGAGAGAGATTTGCCTTCCAGCTGGGTGGTTTCCGGGTCAGTTTTGCTGACTTCCAGAATTTTACGCACCAGTGAATAGCCGTTAGAGTGTGGGCCGCTTGAACCCAGCGCGATCAGCACGTCGCCATCTGCTACTTTGCTGCCGTCAATAATCTCGGATTTCTCAACCACGCCGACACAGAAACCTGCCACGTCGTAATCTTCACCGTGGTACATGCCAGGCATTTCAGCGGTTTCACCGCCAACCAGAGCACAGCCCGATTGTGAACAGCCTTCAGCGATGCCAGTGATCACGCTTGCTGCGGTATCAACGTCCAGCTTGCCGGTGGCATAATAATCCAGGAAAAACAGAGGCTCTGCGCCCTGTACCACCAGATCGTTAACGCACATCGCAACCAGATCGATACCGATAGTATCGTGGCGTTTAAGATCCATCGCCAGACGCAGCTTGGTGCCGACGCCGTCAGTTCCTGATACCAGGATAGGCTCACGGTATTTTTGCGGCAGTGCACAAAGGGCACCGAAACCGCCCAGTCCACCCATCACTTCGGGGCGGCGAGTCTTTTTCACTACGCCTTTGATACGGTCGACTAAAGCATTGCCTGCATCGATATCTACGCCGGCGTCTTTATAGCTGAGAGAGGTTTTGTCGGTCACTGCGAATCCCCACGCGGTTTGCGGTTGGTGTTGTGGCTTGTTTAAGCGCGGCAATTCTAACAGTGCAGGCAAACGTTTGCGAGTGCCTTCTTACCGCGCATTGCGGATAGCTGGAATTTAGTCAATCCTTAGGGGGTTAGCAGGAGATATGCAAAGTATTGCACTAAGTCATATGGCGCTGGGGATAAATGGCGCTATAATCTCGCGATTTTTTTTTGCAGCTTAACACTCCGGGAGTACAAGAATGAAGATCGTGGAAGTCAAACACCCGCTGGTCAAACATAAACTGGGTCTGATGCGGGAGCATGACGTCAGCACTAAGCGTTTCCGTGAGCTCGCATCAGAAGTGGGAAGTCTGCTGACTTATGAAGCCACTGCCGATCTTGAAACCGAGACCGTCACTATCCAGGGCTGGAACGGTCCGGTTGAAATCGAGCAGATTAAAGGCAAGAAGATTACCGTGGTGCCTATCCTGCGCGCCGGTCTGGGGATGATGGAAGGTGTGCTGGAGCATGTGCCGAGCGCACGTATCAGCGTGGTTGGCGTTTACCGCGATGAAGAGACGCTGGAGCCGGTGCCCTATTTCCAGAAGCTGGTATCCAACATTGAAGAGCGTATGGCGCTGGTGGTTGATCCTATGCTGGCAACCGGTGGTTCGATGATTGCCACCATCGACCTGCTGAAAAAAGCGGGCTGTAACAGCATCAAGGTGCTGGTACTGGTCGCGGCACCAGAAGGGCTGGCTGCGCTGGAGAAAGTGCACCCGGATGTGGAAGTGTATACCGCGTCTGTCGATCAGGGCCTCAACGAGAAAGGGTATATTATCCCTGGTCTTGGTGATGCCGGTGATAAGATTTTTGGCACTAAATAAGTTTGCTGCGGGCGAGGCATGCCTCGCCCCTGCGCTGAATCGGGTCGTCCATCGGGGGCGGGCTTGCTCCGTCCCCGTAAATTACGGGATCGCCTGTAGGGGTCAGGCATGCCTGACCCGGTAAACGTTAAACCGGCCGGAGAGTCGGTTTTTTTATGTCTAAGGCAAACTCAAGGGGTATTAACATCATGACGCGTCGCGCAATTGGCGTACACGAGCGGCCACCGCTGCTGCAAACTATTCCACTCAGCTTCCAGCATCTTTTCGCTATGTTTGGTGCCACAGTTCTGGTGCCCATTCTGTTCCACATTAACCCGGCCACCGTGCTGCTGTTTAACGGTATCGGCACGCTGATGTACCTGTTTATCTGTAAAGGGAAAATCCCGGCCTACCTGGGTTCCAGCTTTGCCTTTATCTCTCCGGTGCTGCTGCTGTTGCCGCTGGGTTATGAAGTGGCACTCGGCGGTTTTATTATGTGCGGCGTGCTGTTCTGTCTGGTGGCGCTGATCGTGAAAAAAGCCGGAACCGGCTGGCTGGACGTGATGTTCCCTCCGGCAGCCATGGGAGCCATTGTAGCGGTCATTGGCCTGGAGCTGGCCGGTGTGGCGGCAAATATGTCCGGCCTGCTGCCTGCCGACGGCAGCTCGGCTGACAGTAAAACCATTATTATTTCCATGGTGACGCTGGGCGTGACGGTGTTTGGCTCGGTGATGTTCCGTGGTTTTCTGGCGATTATTCCGATCCTGATTGGTGTGCTGGTGGGCTATGCGCTCTCCTACGGCATGGGCATCGTCGACTGGACTCCGGTAATGAATGCGCACTGGTTTGCGCTGCCAACCTTCTATACGCCACGCTTCGAATGGTATGCCATTTTCACCATCCTGCCTGCGGCGCTGGTGGTGATTGCCGAGCATATCGGCCACCTGGTGGTAACAGCGAATATCGTGAAGAAGGATCTGCTGAAGGATCCGGGCCTGCATCGTTCAATGTTTGCTAACGGTATCTCCACCATTTTCTCCGGTTTCTTTGGCTCCACGCCAAATACGACCTACGGTGAAAACATCGGCGTGATGGCGATTACCCGTGTTTACAGCACCTGGGTCATTGGCGGTGCGGCGATTCTGGCGATTCTGCTCTCCTGCGTTGGCAAGCTGGCGGCGGCGATCCAGGCTGTGCCTGTACCGGTGATGGGCGGCGTCTCTCTGCTGCTGTATGGCGTGATCGCCGCTTCCGGTATCCGCGTGTTGATTGAGTCGAAAGTGGATTACAACAAGGCGCAGAACCTGATCCTGACCTCAGTGATCCTGATCATTGGCGTCAGCGGGGCGAAAGTTCATATCGGTGCTGCCGAACTGAAAGGCATGGCATTAGCCACGGTCGTGGGCGTGGTACTGAGCCTGCTTTTCAAAGTGATTAGCCTGCTGAACAAGGAAGAAGAGGTGATTGATGTGACGGACGAACGCAGCGATATACAGTAAATCTGATGGGGCAGCTGCGGCTGCCCCGGTCATAAAGAGATCGGCGATCCTTAGCGTTTCATGATCCTGACCGAATTGTGTTAGAATTTTCGCGTTTTCTGCCTGCTCAAACCCTGAGGTGAATCTGAACACACCGGCACAGCTCTCACTGCCACTTTACCTGCCCGACGACGAAACCTTTGCCAGTTTCTGGCCGGGGGAAAATCCGTCGCTGCTGGCTGCGCTTCAGAGCGCACTGCATCAGCAACACGGTAGCTATTTCTACTTCTGGTCGCGCGAGGGCGGGGGGCGCAGTCACCTGCTGCACGCCGCCTGTGCTGAACTGTCGGCGAAAGGCGAAGCGGTTGGCTATGTTCCGCTGGATAAACGTACCTGGTTTGTGCCTGAAGTGCTCGATGGCATGGAGCAGCTTTCGCTGATCTGTATTGATAATATTGAGTGCATTGCCGGGGACGAACCCTGGGAGATGGCGATCTTCGATCTGTATAACCGCATCCTGGAAACCGGAAAAACGCGGCTGCTGATCACCGGAGATCGTCCGCCGCGCCAGCTTAACCTGAAACTGGCGGATCTGGCTTCTCGTCTTGACTGGGGGCAGATCTACAAGCTGCAACCGCTGTCTGATGAAGATAAGGTTCAGGCTTTACAGCTACGCGCTCGTCTGCGTGGTTTTGAGCTGCCGGAAGATGTGGGCCGCTTCTTACTGAAACGACTCGATCGTGAAATGCGTACGCTGTTCGTGACGCTGGATCAGCTTGATCAGGCATCAATCAGCGCGCAGCGCAAACTGACTATCCCCTTCGTTAAAGAGACGCTGGCGCTGTAACTAGCTGCGCCAGCGGATATTTTACAAAATTTCCAGCACCTGCTCCGGTGGTCTGCCAATACGGGCTTTATCATTGACCACAACAATCGGTCGCTCGATCAGTTTCGGCTCTGCCACCATCGCGGCCAGTAACTGCTCCTCACTTAGTGCTGTATTATCCAGGCCTGCCGCTTTGTACTGATCTTCTTTAGTGCGCATTAACTGGCGTGCGCTGGTTAATCCAAGCTTCTGCAACAGTATTTTAAGCGTGGCAACATCCGGCGGAGTCTCCAGATAGAGGATCACCTGCGGCGTAATGCCCCGGCCGGTAAGCAGCGCTAAGGTCTCACGGCTCTTGGAGCAACGCGGGTTATGGTAAATCTGTACCTCAGACATGGCTATCCTTAGTGTTTATTTAATGTTTCTGATACTGACGGAAGCGTTCCTGTAAATGGCGTAGCTGGTCAATACGTGCGTCATAGCGAGCCTGCTTGAGGCTGCCAAGCGGTACGGCGGCGCTGGCACTGCTCAGGCTGCGAATCGCCTGGTCAAGCTGACCGCTTAATGCCAGACCTTCAGCACGTGCCGCCTGCTCTTCATCGCTCAGACCCTGGTCAGCAGAGGCCTGGGCCAGTAAATCCCAGCCATTCGGATCGTCTTTGTTCGCCCAGGTGTAGCGGTAAAGTACCTTACTGGCATTCGCGGGTTGTTTTGCCTCAACATAGGCATTGGCGAGGTTAAGCTGTAAGACCGGGTTGCTGTTAACCCCTTTCACCGCCAGCAGACGGTTGATCGCCAGCTGCGGCTGCTTCAGTCCGATATCAATGTCGGTCATGATATCCAGATACCAGAGGTTGTCCGGCTGTTTTGCCAGCAGCGGAGTGATAATCGTGCGTGCCTCAGCAAATTTATTCTCTCCCAACAGCAGCACTGCTTTGCCATACAGCGCGGCAGCCTGTTCGCGGCTGTTGCCATTTGTGAGTGAGGTGAGCAGATCGCTGGTCAACTGGTTCTCGCCGGTGGAGAACATCCCCAGCGCCCTGACTTTCGCCATATAATAATCCTGCGAGGATTGCACCACGACTCGTTTCATCTGGTTAGCGCGGTTGCGCGCATCGGCCAGACGGCTATCCGGCAGGGGGTGGGTCAGCAGCATTTCCGGAGGTTTTGACGCGTAGCGTGAGGCATCCGCCAGTTTTTGCAGGAAGTCAGGCATCGCTTCCGGATCAAAGCCGGCGCGCTGCAGTACCTGAATACCGATGCGATCCGCTTCCTGTTCGTTCTGCTGGGTAAAACTGATAATCCCCTGCTGTGCCCCCGCGAGGGTGCCGCTCAACGCTGCCATCCCCGCCTGCGGGCTGGCCATGGCCAGCAGAATCGAACCCAGCGCGCCGACCCAGGTGAGAGGGGCATTACGCTGCTGCTCTTCCATTGCTCGCGCCAGGTGGCGTTGGGTGACGTGGGAAATTTCGTGCGCCATTACCGAAGCCAGCTGGCTCTCGTTATCGCTGTAACGGAACAGGGCTGAATGCAGCACTACGTTGCCGCCAAAGAATGCGAAGGCGTTTATCTCATCATTACGGATGAGATAAAAATGGAAGGGTGTTTTCACCGACCAGGCGTGGTTCACCAGGCGCTGGCCTAACTGATTGATATATTGAGAAAGCAGCGGGTCGTTGATAATAGGTGCACTGGCACGGAGCTGGCGTACATAAAAATCGCCCATCGCCAGTTCCTGATTAATCGACAACGTGCCACCCGCAGTGGTACCGATATCCGGCAGGTTATCGCTGATGTCTGCGCGGGCTGGAAGCAGGCTGCTCGTCAGAAGTGTAACCAGCAGGGAAGCCAACAGGCTTTTCTTTAATCGGATAGACATAAGCAAACCCTAACAAGGAAGTCCAGTTTCTGACCGGCAACGCGCCGAAATGTTCTGCTGAGTAGATAAAGATAATCTACTAATTTCACATCTTAACCACAGCCCGGAATGAATGAAATGGCTAAAAAATTGATGCCGGTTAGCGCTGGTGCGTTAAGCACTCTAAGTTGCGTTAAAAAATTGAATAGAGCGGCCGAGGATTTTTCCCCATAAACACCCGCAGCAGGCCTCTTAAAAGAGAGTACTGAATTTAAAGTTAGGTAAATTTAATCAGTTTTATTGATAGTGGCACGCAAATTGACCAGGTGAAATCCTAAAAAAAGCCCGATCGTCACCGGCGAGCAAAAAGGCGACATAAGTAAAATTTTTATATGCGAGCGGCTCAGTAAAGAGTGCCGATCCAGTAGTAAGTATAAAGTGAGCGCTTGTCCTTCATCAATAACAACATGCTGAAACAGCTTGCGATGAAGTTACTGTGGTTTGCTGTGGCGCTGTATTACAGGGGCTGTTATCCGCCATTGTTCCCGCTGGCTGCACAGTGCCGTTTGCATACTATTTTCACGCGAAACTATACAGCCACTTTGATGGAAATCGCGGCTAAGGGTTATCGGAACGCTGTGGTATATCTCACTCACCAGATTGTCTTGCGGAGAGTTTTTTATGCGTTCTGTAGTTTCATATGTGCTGATAGCGGCCGTCGCCGGTTTTGTCGGGGCAAGCTTTACCAAAGCCCCTGAGCTGTACGACAAGATTAGCAATCGGGTGACTCCGGTCAACGAACCTGAGGGGTTCTGGGCAACGCCCGCCATCGATGGCTACGGTAAAATGCATTACGAGGCGGATGTTGCCTATAAACCGAATATTAACGATAGCAATAAGATCGTTTTCCAGATTACTCGCGCTGAAAATGCTCCGCAGGATACTAACCTGGGACTGGAGCGCGTGGCACGGGTGGTTAACCTTTATGTCGCGTCCGGGGTTCCTGCGGAGAATTTGAAGTTTGTGGTGTCAGTAACGGGAGAGGGTACCCCGGCGATGCTCAATAATGAGCAGTATCACCGGATTTATGGCATTGATAATCCTAACCTCAAGCTGATTGGCGCTCTGCGTGCTAAAGGCGTGGATGTATCGGTATGCGATCAGTCCGTGGCCTTCCATCATTTCCACAGCGACTGGATCGATCGTTCGGTGACCCATGCGCTCTCCAGCCCGACCACGGTTTCAACTCTTGAAAACCAGGGCTATGCCTTCCTGGCGATGTAAACCGCTTGTTTTTGTGCGGGCTGCCGGCCCGCCATATCATGATTTCCGCGCTATCAATTCCCCGGATACACCTCAACAAATGTGACTTTAACTAAAATATTTCTCGACTCAAGAGGGGGGAGAATATTCCCAAATCGGCTGAGAGGTGTACAATTGGCACGTGCTTTACCAGGGCATAATTCGCACTCTATAAATGTAAGGCGCTGATAATGATGTTTTTCACAACGGTGAGTCCATGTTGAGGCTATCGCGGCCAAAAACAGACTTGCGTACTCTTATTACGTTGCTGGCAGTTGCCAGTATCGTTATCACGCTCGCCAATTCTCTCTACGCCAGCTGGCGTGTGCAGCGCGATGTGCTGATCGGCAATACCCTCGAATCAAACCGGGTGTATGCCACTAAGCTGGCCTCAACCACCGAGGTCTTTTTCCAGCTCGCTGAGTCGCAGCTCTCTTACAGCGCCAAAGTATTGGGGCGCGGCCTGGACAATGAAGCGAATTTGCAGGATGAGGTCGATCGCCTGCGCGAGCAAACTAACAGCTTTAACTCGGTGGTGATTGTTGATGCCAGCGGGTGGGTGCGTGCCATCTCACCGGAATCGCTGATGCTGAAAGGCATGCACCTTAGCTCCAGTGCGGCAAAGCAGGCGTTGAAAGAGCGCAAACCCCTGATCAGCCAGCCAACGCTGTCAGCGGCTAATAACCTCCTGGTATTTGTCTCCTGGCCTATCTGGTCGAAAACCGGCAGCTATCTGGGCTACGTCGGTGGCTCCATCTATCTGAAAAAGAAAAGTATCCTCAACGTTCTGCTGGGTGAACAGTTCTATCGCGATGGTTCATCGTTGTATGTTATTGACGGTAAAAACCAGGTGTTATATCACCAGGATCGCCAGCTGATCGGGAAAACCATTGATCCCCTCATCAGCAATGAACAGCGTAATAAGGCCAGCAACGGTAACCAGCAGGTGACGGCAGAAGACGGCGAACAGATGCTGGCAGGCTATGCCAGTGTACCCACCGCGGGCTGGACTATTATCGCGCTCAAACCGACAAAGGCCACGCTGGCGCCGCTCAATAGTCTGCTCTTGAAGGTGCTGAAACATTCGGTACCCTTTGCTCTGCTGACGCTGATTATTGCCCTGATCCTCGCACAGCGTATTGCATTGCCGCTCTGGCAGCTGGCGCGTAAAGCCAGCCAGATGGATACGCAGAATGTGTCGAAAGAGATTAGCGGTATCCACTCCTGGTATTATGAGTCGTCGCAGATAAAACGTGCGCTGCTGGCCGGGATTTCGCTGATGCAGGATAAAATCGGGCGGCTTAAAAGTGAAGTACAGACCGATCCGATGACCAGCCTGCTGAACCGCCGTGGCCTTAATGCAGTACTGGACTATTTTCTTGCGACCAGTCAGCCTTTTGCCGTGCTGGCGTTGGATATCGACTACTTTAAGCGGGTCAACGATACGTTTGGTCACGATGCGGGTGATACGGTAATTAAAACCGTGGCACAGCAGCTGGAGCAAAGTGCCCGACAGACCGACGTGATCTGCCGTAACGGCGGTGAAGAGTTCCTGATGATTCTGCCGGGTGCCGATCGCGATGTGGCGTCCATGATTGCCGAACGGGTGCGTAAGCGTATTGAAGTGCTGTCGCTGGATCCTGTGGGCCATATTACGATTTCAGTGGGGGTGGCCTTCTGGTCCCCGCAGAGTGGCGATGGCATGGATCACACCTTCAAGCTGGCTGATGAAGCGCTGTACCAGGCAAAAAATGCCGGGCGCAATCGGGTGAAGGTGGCGAAAAATTTTACTAAACCGCCTGCCGTCGTGCAGGTACAGCCGCAGTAGTTTTTACGCCCGCTCTTGCATACGCATGGGCGGGCCGTATCAGGTACACTCTTTTCCATCTTTTTTCAGGCAAGGACTCCCATGCTGCAACTTCTAATGCAGTGGTATCGACGTCGTTTTAGCGACCCACAGGCTATCGCGCTGCTGGCGATTTTGCTCGCTGCTTTCTGCATTCTGTTTTTCTTCAACGGGCTACTGGCGCCGCTTTTGGTTGCTCTGGTGCTGGCTTACCTTCTTGAATGGCCAACGGTGCGCCTTGAGCGTTTTGGCTGTTCACGCACCTGGGCGGTGACCCTTGTGCTGATTGTCTTCGCAACGTTACTGCTGATCCTGCTGTTGGTGGTGGTTCCCGTGGCCTGGCAGCAGGGCATCAACCTTGCCCATGAACTGCCAACGATGCTGACCCGGCTCTATCAGTTCGCCATGCGCCTGCCGGAGCGTTTCCCTACGCTGATGAGCGTGGGTATTGTTGATATCGTGGTGGAAAACCTGCGCAGCCGCCTGAGCGGGCTTGGCGATCAGTTAGTGAAATATTCGCTGGCATCGCTGGTGGGCCTGATGACGCTGGCAATTTATCTGGTGCTGGTACCGCTGATGGTATTCTTCCTGCTGAAAGATAAAGAGCAGATGCTGAATGCCATCCGGCGTGTCCTCCCTCGTAACCGTGGCCTTGCCGGTCAGGTATGGGTTGAGATGAACCAGCAGGTGTCCAACTACATTCGCGGCAAAGTGCTGGAGATGGTGGTGGTAGGGGTAGTCAGCTGGATAGGCTTCCTCGCTATTGGCATGAACTATGCGCTGCTGCTGGCGGTGCTGGTGGGCGTTTCAGTGCTGATTCCCTATATCGGAGCCATGGTGGTCACCATTCCGGTGATTGGTGTCGGGCTGGGGCAGTGGGGATTGTCCGGTGACTTCTGGACGATGATGATCGTCTATCTGGTTATCCAGGGGCTGGATGGCAATATTCTTGTGCCAGTGCTGTTTTCAGAGGCGGTCAACCTGCACCCCTTGGTGATTATCTTATCCGTAGTGATTTTTGGTGGGCTGTGGGGATTCTGGGGTGTGTTCTTTGCTATACCGCTGGCAACACTGGTGAAAGCCGTAGTGCACGCCTGGCCGGATGAGCTGTATAAGGAATAACAGTCGTTACCGGCATGCTGAAAAAAAGCCGCCTCGTTAGCGAGCGGGGCGGCTTTTCAGACCAGAACAGGCCTTTAATCGGATTTCACCCGCATCGAATCATGCTGATTTCAAATAATCCATGACGATATCGTGGTGGTTGCTGGTTTTGAAGTCATCAAAGACCTTCTCAACTTTACCGTCTACGCCGATCAGGAAACTGACGCGGTGAATACCATCATAGGTTTTACCCATAAAGGTTTTCTCTCCCCAGATGCCAAACTCTTCGCAGACCTTGTGGTCTTCATCAGAGAGCAGGGTGAAGTTCAGCATCTCTTTCTCGACAAAGCGAGACAGTTTTTCCGGCTTGTCGGTACTGATACCTAATACGTCTACTCCGGCCTCTTTCAGCTCATCCATGCTGTCACGCAGACCGCATGCCTGTACGGTGCAGCCTGGCGTCATCGCTTTCGGGTAGAAATACACCAGAACGCGCTGTCCCTGGAAGTCGGA carries:
- the bcp gene encoding thioredoxin-dependent thiol peroxidase; translated protein: MNPLKAGDTAPKFSLPDQDGEQVNLSDFQGQRVLVYFYPKAMTPGCTVQACGLRDSMDELKEAGVDVLGISTDKPEKLSRFVEKEMLNFTLLSDEDHKVCEEFGIWGEKTFMGKTYDGIHRVSFLIGVDGKVEKVFDDFKTSNHHDIVMDYLKSA
- a CDS encoding sensor domain-containing diguanylate cyclase, translated to MLRLSRPKTDLRTLITLLAVASIVITLANSLYASWRVQRDVLIGNTLESNRVYATKLASTTEVFFQLAESQLSYSAKVLGRGLDNEANLQDEVDRLREQTNSFNSVVIVDASGWVRAISPESLMLKGMHLSSSAAKQALKERKPLISQPTLSAANNLLVFVSWPIWSKTGSYLGYVGGSIYLKKKSILNVLLGEQFYRDGSSLYVIDGKNQVLYHQDRQLIGKTIDPLISNEQRNKASNGNQQVTAEDGEQMLAGYASVPTAGWTIIALKPTKATLAPLNSLLLKVLKHSVPFALLTLIIALILAQRIALPLWQLARKASQMDTQNVSKEISGIHSWYYESSQIKRALLAGISLMQDKIGRLKSEVQTDPMTSLLNRRGLNAVLDYFLATSQPFAVLALDIDYFKRVNDTFGHDAGDTVIKTVAQQLEQSARQTDVICRNGGEEFLMILPGADRDVASMIAERVRKRIEVLSLDPVGHITISVGVAFWSPQSGDGMDHTFKLADEALYQAKNAGRNRVKVAKNFTKPPAVVQVQPQ
- a CDS encoding AI-2E family transporter, yielding MLQLLMQWYRRRFSDPQAIALLAILLAAFCILFFFNGLLAPLLVALVLAYLLEWPTVRLERFGCSRTWAVTLVLIVFATLLLILLLVVVPVAWQQGINLAHELPTMLTRLYQFAMRLPERFPTLMSVGIVDIVVENLRSRLSGLGDQLVKYSLASLVGLMTLAIYLVLVPLMVFFLLKDKEQMLNAIRRVLPRNRGLAGQVWVEMNQQVSNYIRGKVLEMVVVGVVSWIGFLAIGMNYALLLAVLVGVSVLIPYIGAMVVTIPVIGVGLGQWGLSGDFWTMMIVYLVIQGLDGNILVPVLFSEAVNLHPLVIILSVVIFGGLWGFWGVFFAIPLATLVKAVVHAWPDELYKE